GATACACTGATGGGACATCACTATGCAGCGGCGGACAGTCTGTGTGCAAGCATCGATCGGAAGTGGCCTGGACACCCGGCGACGGACTATGGCCGGGCCAGTGTCATTTATGCGCAACTATGTGATTTTGAAGACACTACGGGCACTGCAGAGTTGGAGAGATTTGCGGAGAATTGCATCGAAGGCTGCGAACAGTGGGAAAGGCGGAATAGAGACAGCGCGGCTGCGGAACGGGAGTATCTTGAAGGGGCGGCTTATTCAGTGTCAGGGTTGATTCGTCACAAACAGGGGCGAACTTTGGACGGAATTCGGCGACTCATGGCCTCACGACGGCACTTTGACCGCGCGATTGAAATTGATCCGGAATTCTATGATGCTTATGTGGGTCGCGGAGCCTACAGATATGCAGCCGCAACGAACCTAAGCCTGCTCAGGTGGCTTCCCGGAGTGCCGACAAAACGGCAAGGTTGGTCCGACTTGGAAATCGGTGCCAGCCAGTCTAAGTTCTCACGATACGCGGCGATAAGCGCGATGGTTTGGTTTGTTTTGGATGACGAAAAGTACGAGCTTGCCGACAGCATGGTGAAGGCAGGACTTGCCAGATTTCCCGACAGCCGTAGTTTTCTGATTCCCAAACTATCATTGGAGAAAAAGACGGGGCAATGGGAAGACGCACGACAGACCGCCTTGAATTTGCTGAATCAATTTCAGCATCTTCCATTTGATAACGGTTACGAAGAGATTGGACTTTACAGAACATTGATGGATTGCTCGGATATGCTGGGAGACAGTGCGGCCGCGGAGGATTACGCGAGACTTGGTCTGCAAGTTGAGGCGACTCCTTATGCTCTCGACCGACGGGACGATACGCTGGACGCACTGAGAGCCCGGCTAAACACGGAGCAGTCCCGTTGAACAGTGAGGCAACGATTTTGAAACGAAAGGTCATTCACCGCGCGGATTCACGAGTGCTCGACCGGGTCGGACGACTGGCGGACGAGCATGGGCTCGAGCTTTATGCCGTGGGTGGATTTGTCCGGGATAGATTGTTAGGCAAGAAGGTCAAAGATATTGACTTCTCGGTGATCGGCGACGCGGTGGGATTCGCGAAGCAGGTTGCGAAGGAGTTTGGTGTTCGCGATCCGGTTTTGTTTGAGAGATTCGGAACAGCGATGGTGCCGTATCGAGGGTATCAATTGGATTTTGTCACGGCGCGAGCGGAGTCGTATGAGATACAATCACGCAAGCCGAAAGTGTGGGAAGGGGCACTGGAAGATGACCTCGCACGGCGGGATTTTACGGTAAATGCGCTCGCGGCAAATCTGAACGAGGGCAGCTTCGGTGAATTGATCGATTTGTACGACGGTATCGGCGACCTTGGACGCAAAATACTTAGAACACCGAAAGAACCTGAGCTGACTTTTTCGGAAGATCCTTTGAGGATAATGCGGGCCGTGAGGTTTGCCGCGCAACTTGAGTTTGAAGTTGAACCTCAAACCCTCGCAGCGTGCCGGGTTATGGCTCCGAGGCTCAAGATTGTTAGCCAAGAGAGAATCACGGACGAATTGCTGAAACTTTTGAGCGCGGCCAAACCCTCGATTGGCTTGAGGTTGATGTATGAAACCGGTGTGATGGGAATCGTGTTCAAGGAGATAGCGGACTTGTCAGGCGTCGACCAAGTCGGGCAGCACCATCACAAGGACGTGTTCAACCATACGCTGCTCGTGGTGGACCGGATTGCCGAGTTGACGGACGTGCCGGTGATGAGAATGGCGGCCTTGGTCCATGATATCGCCAAACCCCGGACAAAGCGTTTTTTTCCGGATCAGGGTTGGACATTTCACGGCCACGAAGACGTGGGCAGCCGGATGATGAAGCCTATCGGACGGCGGCTGAAGCTGCCTGAGAAGACTGTGGATAAGTTGGTCAAGATGACGGCACTGCATATGCGGCCGATTAATTTGACCCGGGAGGAGGTGACGGATTCGGCTGTGCGTCGGCTGATTGTGGACGCAGGGGATGATTTAGAAGATTTGCTGACCCTTTGCCGAGCCGATATTACCTCAGCTAACCCTAAGAAAGTCAAGCGTTACCTAACCCAGTTCGAGAAGTTGAAGACGCGGATTGGTGAGGTGATTGAGGGGGATCAACTGCGGGCCTTTCAGAGTCCGGTGCGGGGAGATGAAATTATGCGGATTTGCAACCTCTCCCCCGGTCCTATAGTCGGAAAGATTAAGGATGCCCTTGAAGAAGCGATTCTCGAGGGCAAGGTTCCCAACGAGCACGATGCGGTGCTCGACTACCTCTACGAAATCAAAGATCAGTATTTGGAGTCCAAGGCGTGCGGAGAATAATTTGGTGGGTGATGATATGGGGTATGGTTTGTGGTGGTGCGCAGGCCGCGGAGCGGACGATGCTGGTGAACAGCGAGACGCCGCTTTCGCTGGATTCGCTGGTAAAGATAGGTCTCATGAACAATCCCCAAGTTCGGCAATCGGAACTGACAAAACAACTAAACCGTCCAGGCGACTTGGCGGCAATCGGAAGATTTTTGCCGACGATTTCGTTGGGATTGGATTTTTCTGAGTCGCAATTCGAGAATCGTACGTTCCGCAATCCGGATGGAAGCGTTTCGACACTGCCGGTGACCTTTGAGGATGTTGTGATTGTTCCGGATTCCAACGGAATGCTGACGCTGGACACAATCACCGTCACTCAGAATCCGACGGAAGGAAAGTCACGCTCGAGTTCATGGAACGTGAACGCGAACTTGTCTTTGTTCGAAGGCGGGCAGAGAATATTTCTCTATCGAATCGCACAAGCTCAGAAGAAGATCAACACACTGTCGGTTGAAGAGGCTCACAAGACTTTGACAAGAAGCGTGGCGCAACAGGTCGTGGGTGTGTTGACACTTGAAAAAGTCGTGGCTTTGAACAAGCGGCTGCGGGATCAGCGTAAGGACGCCTATGATTTGGCGAAAGCACGGTTTGACGTGGGTGCAGTGACTGAGTTGGACGTTTTGCAGGCAGAAATTGAACTGGGTACGGCGGAGAATACGATTGTGAGTTCGGAACGCGAACTTGAG
This region of Calditrichota bacterium genomic DNA includes:
- a CDS encoding TolC family protein, whose amino-acid sequence is MRRIIWWVMIWGMVCGGAQAAERTMLVNSETPLSLDSLVKIGLMNNPQVRQSELTKQLNRPGDLAAIGRFLPTISLGLDFSESQFENRTFRNPDGSVSTLPVTFEDVVIVPDSNGMLTLDTITVTQNPTEGKSRSSSWNVNANLSLFEGGQRIFLYRIAQAQKKINTLSVEEAHKTLTRSVAQQVVGVLTLEKVVALNKRLRDQRKDAYDLAKARFDVGAVTELDVLQAEIELGTAENTIVSSERELENQREVLNQTLGIDLRSRFAIAEDGGITPYQFELDKLIDEAWQNRTDLEIAMLQAKQAKDNVKYSRGAYLPRVSIGASRTASEQSGADQAFTLDPRNRNTTYYLSLNWNIFDGFAREYDVASKKVALRQAEETERELKLSVDSGVRKAFRDLETVYDQMQTTNRNRELANRTLELERERYRLGATSALSLRDAQVTYEGAETDHLQKELEYQSSLIALELAVGKSLR
- a CDS encoding HD domain-containing protein, which codes for MHRADSRVLDRVGRLADEHGLELYAVGGFVRDRLLGKKVKDIDFSVIGDAVGFAKQVAKEFGVRDPVLFERFGTAMVPYRGYQLDFVTARAESYEIQSRKPKVWEGALEDDLARRDFTVNALAANLNEGSFGELIDLYDGIGDLGRKILRTPKEPELTFSEDPLRIMRAVRFAAQLEFEVEPQTLAACRVMAPRLKIVSQERITDELLKLLSAAKPSIGLRLMYETGVMGIVFKEIADLSGVDQVGQHHHKDVFNHTLLVVDRIAELTDVPVMRMAALVHDIAKPRTKRFFPDQGWTFHGHEDVGSRMMKPIGRRLKLPEKTVDKLVKMTALHMRPINLTREEVTDSAVRRLIVDAGDDLEDLLTLCRADITSANPKKVKRYLTQFEKLKTRIGEVIEGDQLRAFQSPVRGDEIMRICNLSPGPIVGKIKDALEEAILEGKVPNEHDAVLDYLYEIKDQYLESKACGE